A window of the Lactuca sativa cultivar Salinas chromosome 5, Lsat_Salinas_v11, whole genome shotgun sequence genome harbors these coding sequences:
- the LOC111887229 gene encoding uncharacterized protein LOC111887229, giving the protein MEALEFMDFDMLDVINKGPIVAMHKSSNDGAFGSKLKGKYFPGYNKEEKRMMSLDFKTVQMLKRRWSLYHLVLNRKTPQMMKGKEHNWYLDSGCLRHMTGFKSVLEGFIKKDGQTITYGDNVKGVTKGHGYIKCNFVVFKNVSYVKVLQHNLISISQVHDTGYEVLFNKIEGQVVD; this is encoded by the exons ATGGAAGCTCTTGAGTTCATGGACTTTGATATGCTcgatgtcatcaataaaggtcCTATTGTTGCTATGCATAAATCATCCAATGATGGTGCATTTGGTAGTAAGCTAAAAGGGAAATATTTTCCTGGATATAACAAGGAAGAGAAAAGGATGATGAGTCTTGAT TTCAAAACTGTTCAAATGCTCAAGAGAAGATGGTCACTTTATCATCTAGTTTTGAATAGGAAAACTCCTCAAATGATGAAG GGTAAAGAGCACAATTGGTATTTAGACAGTGGTTGCTTAAGGCATATGACTGGATTCAAGTCAGTTCTGGAAGGCTTCATAAAGAAGGATGGTCAGACTATTACCTATGGAGATAATGTCAAAGGAGTTACAAAGGGACATGGATACATCAAGTGcaattttgttgttttcaagaatGTATCTTATGTGAAAGTTCTTCAACATAATCTCATTTCAATCAGCCAAGTGCATGACACTGGCTATGAGGTTCTCTTTAACAAGATAGAAGGACAGGTTGTTGATTAA